A section of the Gloeobacter violaceus PCC 7421 genome encodes:
- a CDS encoding helix-turn-helix domain-containing protein — MSPSCHPPSSIHVRQKAIALLAGGATMADVARQIGVAERTLQRWMKRPDFAAEVEHSRTTQTRAVAKVTAEDLGRQYAALLPLALSTIHELMTDARTKPEVRLRAAVQTLTLAGLALRQAVEPATAPSYVAVLPEEDDRDWSDPNKPKFMTKERRDAVMEAAFLDLG; from the coding sequence GTGTCGCCCTCCTGTCACCCGCCCTCATCCATCCATGTCCGGCAAAAAGCCATCGCCCTTCTTGCTGGTGGCGCCACCATGGCCGATGTCGCTCGGCAAATCGGCGTCGCCGAGCGCACCCTCCAGCGATGGATGAAAAGACCTGATTTTGCCGCCGAGGTCGAACATTCCCGAACCACGCAGACCCGCGCCGTCGCAAAGGTGACAGCCGAAGACTTGGGTAGGCAGTACGCCGCGCTCTTGCCTCTCGCTCTGAGCACAATCCATGAATTGATGACCGACGCCAGGACAAAGCCGGAAGTGCGCCTGCGGGCGGCCGTCCAAACACTCACCCTCGCCGGTCTGGCACTCCGACAGGCTGTCGAACCGGCTACCGCGCCGAGCTATGTGGCCGTTTTGCCGGAGGAGGACGATCGGGATTGGTCGGACCCGAATAAACCCAAGTTCATGACCAAAGAACGCCGGGACGCGGTCATGGAGGCGGCCTTTTTGGATCTGGGCTGA
- a CDS encoding VapE domain-containing protein produces MHRAELMDSAIHPGIIALNFRTIEDSPPTAHTDPEFPIVEFLGWRAPDKKTPYRRGWACQGLDPSKDWKPMEWGCLKLDTEHQRENHQKPGKRIKYEHPSGQPTRAFFLDVPAEVAALVAERAGLEPPAGAFWPWVLASRLPIVITEGAKKAAALLSIGLPAVALPGIWGGCRKGDRNVAASLREDTARLADAGCPILFCFDNDVKERTIQDVKNAIRKTSALIVERGGRAGKLGFPGPHKGIDDYLAADVTHADALIAAYHEAIAALDTPQEVEESGKRTRPSRAEIIADIRQFYQGRVRRNLLGETVELDGKEWGGMDRAYLDLATEQGIEAAKEFVIDVLAGLADENAYSPVEQYLKNVYALHQDKTVHLLDDLAFRYFGTDDPLHNTYLRRWLVGAVARVRRPGCKFDLTLILKGRQGVGKSSFFRILGGTWFSDSMAQIDNKDDLMVMHRAWINEWAELENVTGRRDISEVKSFLTRQEDAYRRPYARDTVPHPRRSVIVGTTNRDEFLADETGDRRFMVVPVHQQIDFAQLGAERDAIWAAAVDLFLKGEPYYLTAAETALQARANETYAVSDSWEEKILPYLAHRTEVTTSEILERALGIEAGRHTNPDQKRVGIILRRRGWESVRTKARRYWRPPGEGDGVTGENAGPVTLPSPPEIQSTQVFQPAGDGVTGETTKTLPERSKSYENQGLHKSFDSPVLLKNSPVTSRHPSPEKRVTGLPDAPSPEPEMPARTTDQADPPVSLSEGDRVTLTDLASLPRTHAHLTVGVLGTVAKDCPALMALVGIRFDGEQDVARVKRTSLALVSPDSQPTDDDF; encoded by the coding sequence TTGCACCGCGCCGAATTGATGGACTCCGCTATCCATCCCGGCATAATTGCCCTGAACTTCCGCACGATCGAAGATTCCCCGCCGACCGCCCACACAGATCCGGAATTCCCGATCGTAGAGTTTCTGGGCTGGAGGGCACCGGACAAAAAAACGCCTTACCGCCGAGGCTGGGCATGCCAGGGGCTGGACCCGTCCAAGGACTGGAAACCAATGGAATGGGGCTGCCTGAAGCTGGATACCGAGCACCAGCGAGAGAATCACCAGAAGCCGGGCAAGCGGATCAAGTATGAGCACCCTTCTGGTCAACCCACCCGCGCCTTTTTCCTCGATGTACCGGCCGAGGTCGCTGCACTCGTTGCTGAGCGCGCCGGACTGGAACCACCAGCCGGGGCTTTCTGGCCGTGGGTACTCGCCAGCCGGTTGCCCATCGTCATCACCGAGGGAGCCAAGAAGGCTGCCGCCCTACTCTCCATCGGCCTGCCTGCGGTCGCTCTGCCGGGCATCTGGGGGGGCTGTCGCAAGGGTGACCGCAACGTCGCCGCTTCTCTGCGCGAGGATACCGCCCGGCTGGCGGATGCCGGATGCCCGATCCTGTTTTGTTTCGACAACGATGTGAAGGAGCGCACGATCCAGGATGTCAAAAACGCGATTCGCAAAACCAGCGCCCTGATTGTTGAGCGCGGGGGCCGGGCGGGAAAACTTGGATTCCCCGGTCCGCACAAGGGCATCGATGACTATCTCGCCGCCGATGTGACCCACGCCGACGCGCTGATTGCTGCCTACCACGAAGCGATAGCGGCACTCGACACGCCCCAGGAGGTAGAGGAGTCCGGCAAGCGTACCCGGCCATCGAGAGCGGAAATCATTGCTGACATCCGACAGTTCTACCAGGGTCGGGTGCGCCGCAACCTACTGGGCGAGACGGTCGAACTTGATGGCAAGGAATGGGGCGGGATGGACCGCGCCTATCTCGACCTGGCGACCGAGCAGGGCATCGAGGCGGCCAAAGAGTTCGTTATCGATGTGCTGGCTGGACTCGCCGATGAGAACGCCTACAGCCCCGTTGAGCAGTACCTCAAGAATGTGTACGCGCTGCACCAGGACAAGACCGTCCACCTGCTTGATGATCTGGCGTTCCGCTACTTTGGCACGGATGACCCGCTGCACAACACCTATTTGCGCCGGTGGCTGGTGGGAGCCGTGGCGCGTGTCCGCCGCCCGGGTTGCAAGTTCGATCTGACCCTGATCCTTAAGGGTCGCCAAGGCGTTGGGAAGTCTTCCTTCTTTCGAATTCTCGGCGGCACCTGGTTCTCTGACTCGATGGCGCAGATCGACAACAAAGACGATCTGATGGTGATGCACCGCGCCTGGATCAACGAGTGGGCGGAACTGGAGAACGTCACCGGGCGGCGCGATATCAGCGAGGTGAAATCCTTCCTCACTCGCCAGGAGGATGCCTACCGGCGGCCCTACGCGAGGGATACAGTCCCACATCCCCGCCGGTCTGTGATCGTGGGCACCACCAACCGCGATGAGTTTCTTGCAGACGAAACAGGAGATCGGCGCTTCATGGTCGTCCCAGTCCACCAGCAGATCGACTTCGCCCAGTTGGGGGCCGAGCGCGATGCCATATGGGCGGCGGCAGTGGATTTGTTCCTGAAGGGCGAGCCGTACTACCTGACGGCCGCCGAGACCGCCTTGCAGGCGCGGGCCAACGAGACGTATGCCGTCAGCGATAGCTGGGAGGAGAAGATCCTTCCCTATCTGGCGCATCGCACGGAGGTAACCACTTCGGAGATTCTTGAGCGCGCACTGGGTATCGAGGCCGGGCGACACACCAACCCCGATCAAAAACGTGTCGGCATTATCCTGCGCCGCCGGGGCTGGGAATCAGTCCGAACCAAAGCGCGCCGCTACTGGCGCCCCCCGGGAGAAGGTGACGGGGTGACGGGGGAGAATGCGGGTCCCGTCACCCTCCCGTCACCACCTGAAATCCAGTCAACGCAAGTCTTTCAGCCTGCTGGTGACGGGGTGACGGGAGAAACTACTAAAACTCTCCCAGAGAGATCAAAGTCTTATGAGAACCAGGGATTACATAAGAGTTTTGATTCTCCGGTCCTATTAAAGAATTCTCCCGTCACCTCCCGTCACCCGTCACCGGAAAAGCGAGTGACGGGTCTCCCGGATGCTCCGTCTCCAGAGCCTGAAATGCCCGCCAGGACTACCGATCAGGCAGATCCCCCCGTTTCCCTGAGCGAGGGCGACCGGGTGACGCTGACAGATCTGGCATCACTCCCCCGAACTCACGCTCACCTGACCGTGGGTGTCCTGGGCACGGTAGCCAAAGACTGCCCCGCTCTCATGGCTCTCGTGGGAATCCGATTCGACGGCGAGCAGGACGTGGCGCGAGTGAAAAGAACCAGCCTTGCCCTTGTGTCTCCCGACAGTCAACCGACCGACGACGATTTTTGA
- a CDS encoding Panacea domain-containing protein yields the protein MGTADDAAAYILNKLGAITAMKLQKLLYYSQAWSLVWDDHPLFDERIEAWANGPVIPAIYEQHRGQYLVTEWLAGNPGNLGSDAIETIDAVLKVYGDKSSQWLSDLTHKEAPWRDARLGIPTGVPCKQEITQASMAEYYGSL from the coding sequence ATGGGTACAGCTGATGACGCCGCTGCATATATTTTGAACAAGCTTGGCGCAATAACAGCTATGAAGTTGCAAAAGCTTCTATACTACTCCCAAGCTTGGTCTCTTGTGTGGGATGATCATCCTCTGTTTGATGAGCGTATTGAGGCGTGGGCCAACGGACCTGTGATACCCGCCATCTACGAGCAGCACAGGGGGCAGTACCTGGTGACCGAGTGGTTGGCAGGCAATCCTGGTAACTTAGGCTCTGACGCCATCGAAACAATTGATGCCGTTCTCAAAGTCTACGGGGACAAGTCCTCCCAATGGCTCAGTGACTTGACCCACAAGGAGGCTCCTTGGCGCGATGCCCGCTTGGGCATTCCAACTGGTGTTCCCTGCAAACAAGAGATCACACAGGCATCCATGGCAGAGTACTACGGCAGCTTGTAA